In the genome of Nycticebus coucang isolate mNycCou1 chromosome 12, mNycCou1.pri, whole genome shotgun sequence, one region contains:
- the LOC128562637 gene encoding peptidyl-prolyl cis-trans isomerase NIMA-interacting 4: MPPKGKTGSGKGKGGAASGSDISDKKAQGPKGGGNAVKVRHILCEKHGKIMEAMEKLKSGMKFSEVATQYSEDKARQGGDLGWMTRGSMVGPFQEAAFALPVSGMDKPVFTDPPVKTKFGYHIIMIEGRK; the protein is encoded by the coding sequence ATGCCGCCCAAGGGAAAAACCGGttctggaaaagggaaagggggagCAGCTTCTGGAAGCGACATTTCTGACAAGAAGGCTCAGGGTCCCAAAGGTGGTGGCAATGCAGTAAAGGTCAGACACATTCTATGTGAAAAACATGGCAAAATCATGGAAGCCATGGAAAAGTTAAAGTCTGGAATGAAATTCAGTGAAGTGGCTACACAATACAGTGAAGATAAAGCCAGGCAAGGGGGCGACTTGGGTTGGATGACCAGAGGGTCCATGGTTGGACCTTTTCAAGAAGCAGCATTTGCCTTGCCTGTAAGTGGGATGGATAAACCTGTGTTTACAGACCCACCAGTTAAGACAAAATTTGGATATCATATTATTATGattgaagggagaaaataa